The Clostridia bacterium DNA window AATAAACTAATTTCATGCTTCTGGCTCAATTCCTTATAGAGCTCTTCTGCCTGACTATTTGTTCTGCATATGATTCCAATTGATGAATATGCACTTCTCTCAAACTCCTCCAGAATACTGTATATCTCCGCCAATTCCGAAAGCCTGTCTCTGCATTTCTTGATCTGCGGTTCATCCCCATGACGTTCAACAGGATCTATATTGTGATTCTGTATTTTTTGAGCAAATTTTATGATTTCAAAGGTGGAACGATAGCTTTTTGTTAACTCAACAAATTTTGTATTTTCATAAAGCTCCATGAAGGATAACTTTGAAATGGAGTTGTAAGGATTAACTGACTGTCCAAAATCACCTAAAATAGTTTTTCTGCAGCGAAACAGCTTTTTAATAACGGCATACTGAACTGGCGTGTAATCCTGCATTTCATCAATCACGGCATGCTTAATACCATCATATTCTTCTATTCCTTCGAAATATATTTTTAAATAGAGATACGGGTATACATCCGACGCCTCTAATTTGTTGCCGCTTTTCATTGTAAACAAATCTGGCCTTCCGATGAATTCAAAAAAACCGGTATAGAATTCCAATATGCTTGTAAATTTAAGCATTGCAGCGAGCTTTTTTTGAACTTCTTTTCTCCCGGGAATCTTTTGTCCTGAACCGCCTTCTAACTTCATTCTTTCAATTATATTCTCTGCAATTTCTTCCATTCTTTGAAGAACCGGCTTTGATCTAAGCGCATGATATCTTGTTTTGACAAAACCCTTTTGTACCGTAAATTTACCAAAAATGCAATCACAAGGACAGAAACACTTTTCATCGGTATAATCAAGATACTGATCCAAAAGAGATAAAAACTCCAAGGAGGACTTAAACTTAATTCTTTCCGCCAGATTCTTATCATTTTCTTCAAGTGTTGTTTCAACTTGTTCTGCAAAGCTCTCAAAATCGATTGAATGGTTCAGCAATTCAAAGGCAATGTCCTCATAGCTGCTTTCCGTCACAGGCTCTTCACCTAACTCCGGCAGTACGTTTGAGATATAGTCAGCAAACACCTTGTTGGGAGAAATAATCATAATATTCTGAGCCGATAACCGTTCTTTATACTTGTACAAAAAGTACGCTACCCTATGCAGGGCAATGGATGTCTTACCAGATCCGGCTACTCCCTGAATTACCAAAACATCTGCATCTTCATTTCGGATAATCTGATTCTGTTCTTTTTGAATTGTTGCAACGATATTCTTCATTTTCTGATCTGAGGTATGGCTCAATTCTTTTTGAAGCACCTCATCATTTATGCTGATCGAGCTTTCCAGGGCATATTCCATGAGGCTGTTTTTTATTTTATACTGCCTTTTCAATGTCATTTCGCCTTCTATAAGCCCAACCGGAGCTTCATAAAACGCATGTCCAAGCTCGAAATCATAATACAAGCTTGATATTGGTGCACGCCAGTCGTATATAAGCATATTGCCTCTTTTATCAACATATGAAAACCTTCCGATGTAGAACGGTTCCGATTCCTCCTCATTTTTATGAATGAAATCAACCCTGGCAAAATAGGGTGAATCAATCAGCTTTTCAATTGTTGTCCTTCGTTTCATTGTTAATTCACCGGAATTAACAATTTGGGAAACTGACTTTTCGTTGGAGAAAATCTCCATTTTATCCATTCCGCTTCTGTTTTCCCAGAGGTATTTCATTGATTTTTTAAACTCATCTTCATATTTTGAAACTGTAGCATTCAATTCAGTTAAAGATTCCTTTAGTTTCTCCATAATCATATCAAGGTACTTTGATTCATAAGATAATATTTCGTTCATTATTTTCCTCCTGACATTATTGAATAATGAAAACACCATATAAGTTTTTCATGTTCATTGCGGCATCCTGTAAATGTACAATTCATCTTGGCTTATACTTTCCCGAAAAAAAGTATACCACCAGTTTAAAAACTGGTGGTATACTGGAAGGTTTGCTTTAATTTATTTAGTTGCATCAGCATTACTCCAGCACAATTCTGGATACTGTAAGCATATTCCCCATGGTTTACTGCCTAAAGGTCTTCCTTTCTTTTTGTCATTAATTCAAGCATTTCTGTCATGGCCAGTGCATCCTTTTCAGCCATGCTAAGTGCTGTAATATATCTGTCTGCTGCGCATACGATATCTTCCTCTTCACCGGGCGTATCAATAACCTCACGTATATTCCTGTCTCCCTGATCCAGGCGATTCAGCATACGCAGTATAGACATCATGGAATAATGTGCATTGCGAAGAGTTCGGATTATTTTCAGCCGGTTCATTTCTTTTAGTCCATATTTTCTGTATCCGTTGGAACTGCGCGGTACAAAAAGCAAGCCATTTCTTTCCCAATCACGCAAAACGTCTATAGTGATGCCTAGAAATTCAGCGACCTCAAGTCTGCCGCAGAACACAACAGTTTCATCTGACTTTGCATTGTTCTCAATGATATCCAGTGCGATGCGTATTGCTTCTTCAGCCCTTGCCTTTTCTTCCCGAAGATGTTCCAGGTACCCCTGTGTGCTTTGGTATGCCCCGCAAATATCATCCGCAGCCGCCTTTTTCACGATTTCATAGACTTCCTGCCTTAACCTGTCGCTGATAATTTCAGCGCGGAAGGCAGTGCGAAGCAGATGGAGCTGTTCAAGATGTCTGTCGTTAAAAATGCGATAACCACTCTCAGTTCTCGGTATAACAGGAAGCAGCCGCATCTCCTCATAAAACCGTATGGTATTTGGGTGAACACCTATCATCTTTGCTATCTGAGCTGTTTTATAGGTTTTCATCAAACTGCCTCCCTTCCTATCACTTCTATAATTCATTATACGTTACTTTGTCTCACAGTAAATACTTAAAGCTTGCAATAGAGACTAGACAGGACCTTACCGGTATGAGAGCAGGAATTTTTCATAATTTCCTCCGGTGATCCCTGGGCAACAATTTCGCCGCCTTCGTTTCCGCCTTCCGGGCCGAGATCGATCACCCAGTCTGATTCCAGTATCATTTCTGCATTGTGTTCGATCACAACTACGCTGTTCCCAAGCTTCACCAATCTGTCAAATACAGTAACCAGTCTGCCTGCGTCGTGGGGATGAAGACCGGTAGTCGGCTCATCAAACAGATACAGTACTCTTCCACCGGCTCCTGCCGAAAGCTCCTTTGCCAGCTTCAGTCTCTGCGCTTCTCCGCCGGATAAGGTTGCCGTAGATTGTCCAAGACCCAGATACCCCAGCCCTACGTCTTGAAGGATCTGCAATTTTACAACGATATTTTCCTCTTCCGAAAACAGCTTTACTGCTTCATCAATACTTAGTTCCAGAACGTCTGAGATATTGTATCCACTGTATTTGATATCCAGAACAGGTTTCTGATATCGCTTTCCACGACAGACAGGACAGACAACCTCCACATCCGGCAAAAAGTGCATGGATATGGATAGCCTTCCGGTTCCCTGACATTTTTCACATCTTCCGCCGGGTACATTATAGGAAAAATGCTTTGCTGTAAGACCTCTTGCTTTTGTTTCGGGCATGGAGGCAAATAAATCACGGATATCAGTAAAAAGATCTGTATACGTTGCCGCATTGGAGCGGTTGGAGCGCCCAATGGATTGCTGGTTTATGATAACTGCGGCTGTAAGCTTATCCAAGCCTGAAATATCAGGCTTTCTGTTTTTTTTCGTCTGATGAAAATAGATCTCGGCCGCCTCTGCCAGGTGTCCAAAAATCAGGCTTGATTTGCCGCTGCCTGAGACACCGGTCACTGTAACAAACCTGCCAAGGGGGATATCTACGTTTATATTTTTCAGATTGTTAACAGCTG harbors:
- a CDS encoding AAA family ATPase, with product MNEILSYESKYLDMIMEKLKESLTELNATVSKYEDEFKKSMKYLWENRSGMDKMEIFSNEKSVSQIVNSGELTMKRRTTIEKLIDSPYFARVDFIHKNEEESEPFYIGRFSYVDKRGNMLIYDWRAPISSLYYDFELGHAFYEAPVGLIEGEMTLKRQYKIKNSLMEYALESSISINDEVLQKELSHTSDQKMKNIVATIQKEQNQIIRNEDADVLVIQGVAGSGKTSIALHRVAYFLYKYKERLSAQNIMIISPNKVFADYISNVLPELGEEPVTESSYEDIAFELLNHSIDFESFAEQVETTLEENDKNLAERIKFKSSLEFLSLLDQYLDYTDEKCFCPCDCIFGKFTVQKGFVKTRYHALRSKPVLQRMEEIAENIIERMKLEGGSGQKIPGRKEVQKKLAAMLKFTSILEFYTGFFEFIGRPDLFTMKSGNKLEASDVYPYLYLKIYFEGIEEYDGIKHAVIDEMQDYTPVQYAVIKKLFRCRKTILGDFGQSVNPYNSISKLSFMELYENTKFVELTKSYRSTFEIIKFAQKIQNHNIDPVERHGDEPQIKKCRDRLSELAEIYSILEEFERSAYSSIGIICRTNSQAEELYKELSQKHEISLLDFGSTKFSNGITITAIHMAKGLEFDEVVIPFVNSDIYHSEYDRSLLYIACTRAMHKLTITSHGQISRLLTGC
- a CDS encoding MerR family transcriptional regulator; this translates as MKTYKTAQIAKMIGVHPNTIRFYEEMRLLPVIPRTESGYRIFNDRHLEQLHLLRTAFRAEIISDRLRQEVYEIVKKAAADDICGAYQSTQGYLEHLREEKARAEEAIRIALDIIENNAKSDETVVFCGRLEVAEFLGITIDVLRDWERNGLLFVPRSSNGYRKYGLKEMNRLKIIRTLRNAHYSMMSILRMLNRLDQGDRNIREVIDTPGEEEDIVCAADRYITALSMAEKDALAMTEMLELMTKRKEDL